AATTTCAGTAAATGTGTATTGTCAAAAAAGTGCTATATAAAGTCAAATTGCGCTCGAAGTCAATGTTTATTTGCTGATACTTAAATCTTCAATTCGAAATAATTCACTTTCCAATATGGGTCTTAAGACAgtaattaagaaattaattttcattaagcCGTTCTTAGCTCAGTTAAAAAGTGGTTGCGCCAAAAGATAAGAAATGTAAGTcgtgttaaaatgttaaattagaacttatctttattaaaatatctttgGTTTCCTAAATGCTATCACTTTGAGCGTTGCTGTTTTGGGTACTCAAGTGTCTGATATTGGAGTGCATTGCTCAGATCTGATAAAGTGAATCacctacatacatacatgtgGGTAAACAATTGAAATGCCTTAACCAGACGCCCAGCCACGATTAGTATGCAGAGTGGCCGGCAATCGATTTCCCCCGCTGCTTTCTACAATTTCACCCTGACATCAATGCCGCAATGCTTCTGTGGCCAATTGAGCCCACTTGGGCTTTGGTTCCGCTCCCCCCGATTCTGACACCAATCTAACCTCTTATCTTCTTTCTTTTCACAGGCGAGACCGGATTGGGCAAGTCTACGCTGATGGACACGCTGTTCAACACCAGCTTCGAGTCCACGCCAAGTCCCCACACTCTTCCCAGCGTCAAGTTGAAGGCACACACCTACGAGCTACAGGAGAGCAATGTGCGGCTCAAGCTGACCATTTGCGACACGGTGGGCTACGGCGACCAAATCAACAAGGACGACTCGTTCAAGGCAGTGGTGGACTACATCGACGCCCAGTTCGAGAACTATCTGCAGGAGGAGCTTAAGATCAAGCGATCGTTGGTGACATGCCACGACAGTCGCATTCACATTTGCCTGTACTTCATTTGCCCCACCGGGCACGGCCTCAAGTCGCTGGATCTGGTGTGCATGAAGAAGTTGGACAGCAAAGTGAACATTATTCCGGTGATTGCCAAAGCCGATACCATTTCAAAGGTGGAGCTGCAGCGCTTCAAGGCGAAGATCATCCAGGAGCTGAACACCAATGGAGTGCACATCTATCAGTTCCCCACCGACGACGAAACGGTGGCCGAGACGAACACCAGCATGAATTCGCACATTCCCTTCGCCGTGGTCGGCAGCACGGAGTTTATTAAGGTGGGCAACAAGTTGATCCGCGCTCGCCAGTATCCCTGGGGCACGGTCCAGGTGGAGAACGAAACGCACTGTGACTTTGTGAAGCTGCGCGAGATGCTCATCCGCACCAACATGGAGGACATGCGCGAGAAGACTCACACGCGGCACTACGAGCTGTATCGCCAGAAGCGACTGGAGCAGATGGGCTTCAGCGATGTGGACAGCGACAACAAGCCGATCTCGTTCCAGCAGACGTTCGAAGCCAAGCGCTCCAACCACCTGGCCGAGCTGCAGtccaaggaggaggaggtgcgCCAGATGTTCGTGCAGCGGGTCAAAGAGAAGGAGGCCGAGCTGAAGGATAGCGAGAAGGACCT
This genomic window from Drosophila gunungcola strain Sukarami chromosome 3R, Dgunungcola_SK_2, whole genome shotgun sequence contains:
- the LOC128266712 gene encoding septin-2, with translation MSAEVDFVNKKEVHLRNLKQSGHVGFDSLPDQLVNKSVQNGFVFNVMCIGETGLGKSTLMDTLFNTSFESTPSPHTLPSVKLKAHTYELQESNVRLKLTICDTVGYGDQINKDDSFKAVVDYIDAQFENYLQEELKIKRSLVTCHDSRIHICLYFICPTGHGLKSLDLVCMKKLDSKVNIIPVIAKADTISKVELQRFKAKIIQELNTNGVHIYQFPTDDETVAETNTSMNSHIPFAVVGSTEFIKVGNKLIRARQYPWGTVQVENETHCDFVKLREMLIRTNMEDMREKTHTRHYELYRQKRLEQMGFSDVDSDNKPISFQQTFEAKRSNHLAELQSKEEEVRQMFVQRVKEKEAELKDSEKDLHAKFEKLKRDHAEEKRKLEESRKALEEDYLDFQRRKQQLVAHHTLTLGKSKKK